In Oreochromis aureus strain Israel breed Guangdong linkage group 9, ZZ_aureus, whole genome shotgun sequence, the genomic window TTGTATTCACGCTGCGCCATTCAAGGTAATTGATTAAATCCATTAGCGCAATTCACAGCGCGTTGGAGCATGCGTCCCGCTCTACCCCGCGGATGTGGATTCAACCTATAATTCTGACAAGCTGTGAAACAAGGACACCCCCACCGCCCCCACCACCAAATCACCAGTTATTCTGACGAGTAATTTGACTTTAAATCTGACATATAACCTCCACATTTGTGTtggttttttaaagtttttttttattggtttctCTACCAAAGCTACATACCAGCTTCTCAGTTTCGACTCTTAGTTTTATATTTGGTCGCCAATAGTGGGAACACGGTTTAAACAACTCACCTTAATCACGTCTATTATTGAGTTTGCCTGCATGACACATTATTGATTTTCTTAAAGACTCCATTTCACCTGATTAACTGCGACGCTAAAACAAAgtccaaaacaaaagcaaagaaaaaaattcctATCACGGGCTCATTTCGAGGCTCACTGGAAAGCCCTTTAAAGTGGGGACTTGTGTTTTCTCCAATATGTGTATTCTAGCAGAACTCGCCTTAAGATCAGTGCAAACCCTTGTGTATTAACCCTCTGTACTTTAAACAGCACCGCAGAACATTTACACTTTAAAGTTGCGCGTAAGTGACTCTGCTGAAGAGATAATGCAGAGCAGGTGCAGGTCTCACAGATGCACAGTATATTGCAGACTCAAAGTTGCAACTGTCTGCCTAATGCACCTATTGTTTGTCTAATGTATGCCGCCAGTTGCAAAGACAGACATTCATGGAAACCGTACAGGGGAAGCCAGCACCTGTAATGGCATGCAATTGCATTACAGCGGGAGCGCGAGCCTCCCGGGTTTCTGGGCTGGTCATTTCTATTCATTTAAAGTCACTTTTATCCCAATGTGCTTGTAAACGACTGCTGTTATCACTATAATGTCATTGCATGGACTTAATTGgtgactttttccttttttgtgtgttattgtAAAGACACTGCAGTCCTGACagtttgtcttcgtttacaaacTGTATAAAGTGTGAAGGAAAGCCTTAATATTCGCAgcaaactaaataaaatctgtAAGTGTGTGTACTGGCATTAAAGTAGGATAAAACTTTGTGAAGAAGGTGGCACAGACAGTTTAAACTGGAATTGGAGAGCGATGCGCCAACTGCAGTTTCTGTGCGTCTGAATGTCTGAGGATTTCAATCCACTTTTTTCGGGGAGCCAGTCAGCCTTTTCCACTATTTATTTCATCTTTTCGCTGAGACTGATAAGGTCAGGCTATTTCTCCTTCTTGATGTCCCACATAATGGCTCATCATGCGTCTTTGTGTGGGCCTATCAACGCTTTTGTCTATGTGCGTGTTCGCAAACATTTGCGAGCAGTAATCGCGTTATAAACGCGCCGTGATCACGTTTCTTTCAGTCGTGTAAAATGAACTTTGATAAAGACAGTGGATGGCCGATAAGAGCTGAAAGACACAGTGTAATTAGTAACCAGCCTTGCCTGATGAGAACTTTTGATGTGGGCTCATCAACTCCTTCCCTGGCCCTCAGGCACTATTGATCAAAAGGCGTCATTTGGTTTTACTAACGCGTGTTTAATAGGTGGGtcagagggaaaaaacaacgaggcttgtgtgtgtgtgtgtgtgtgtgtgtgtgtgtgtgtgtgtgtgtgtgtgtgtgtgtgtgtgtgtgtgtgtgtgtgtgtgtgtgtgtgttttgtccaGTTAAAGAGAGCATAGCTCATGGGTTTTTATCTGAGTATGTTAACAAACCTAAAGCACGTTTTAGATTATGTAGAAgatatgtgtcacattttcaCCTCACAAACATAAATCCTGTCCCATTGCAGAACCCCTCTTGTTCCATCTACAcgtggaaaaagacacaaatctTATCACGTTGACTTTGAGTTTATTCCGTTTAATTTCGGGgggtaaaactttatttttctaattagatatataaaaaaaaaaaaaaaaaaaacaactgcggGGTTTAGACAGACTCTACACGGACCCCAATCTGCAGTTTCGTAAAATCGTTGATTGGGTCGCCAGGTCACAGACCTGAGAACACACCTGGAATTCACACCTTAAATCCACTCCTCCTGGCCTCCCATTGGAGGAGCACCCACATATATCACTCTTCATCATCAGGAGGATGACAGCCGGCAACAGAGCCATCTGCAAACATGTACTTCGGTCAGGACCCCGCAGATTTCCAGTTCTGCACGAACACCTCCGTTTTCAAAAGCGAAGAGTTGCCAATCGCGGCCGGAGACCAGATGAACCAGGTGTGTTCCCCGAGTTCAGGGCCTTCCAGCCCGCTGTCGGTGAACTCGGACTCCAGCTGCACCAGCCCCGAACCCAAATCTGCTGCGGCACAGCAGAGGGTCAGGAGGCCCCTGAACGCCTTCATTATCTGGACCAAAGAGGAGCGCCGGCGGCTGGCACAGCTCAACCCAGACCTGGAAAACACCGACCTGAGCAAAATACTAGGTAAGATAATAATCTGTGTCTTTTGTTTCTTAAGTAACACAAACTGTTTCAGATATGGCCTCAAACtgggattttattttattagtcaaCGGTCAGTTTTATCAAGCTAGTCAATGTATAGAGCTGTTACTGCTGTGTTATTCTGCAGGGAAAACCTGGAAAGCCATGTCCTTGGCTGAAAAACGTCCCTACATGCAGGAGGCTGAGCGTCTAAGAGTGCAGCACACCATTGACTATCCTAACTACAAATACAGGCCCCGCAGGAGGAAGCAGCTGAAGAAAAGCCCCAAGACTCCAGAAGCATCTCCACCTTCATTATGCAGCTCAGGCTTCCGACCCCCCTACAACCTCACCTACCTGCTCCAGAATCACCAGCAGCCTTTCCAAAATGCACACGCCTTCCCAAACTCCTCAGCAAACTACACCCCTTGTCACAGCAGCTGTGCAAATACCCCTGACTTCCCAGATCAAGCAAAAGAAGCCACAGCCCCAAATAATCCTGTCTTATACTCAAACCCTCCTGCGTACGCTGCAGAGGCTCAAGTGTATTTTGACACTCAGCAGGGCCACATGCAGGAAGGTTTCTCCAGTCCCGCAGCTCCCATTGGGAATCAGAGGGAGTTCAGGGTCTATGGAGGCCCCCAGTGCCTTCCTGGGCCACCCCTGGAGTTCTACTTAGAACGGGTTAAGGCAGACATGCTGTGCGATCTGGATCGCAGCGAGTTTGAACAGTACCTGGGTCCAAGCCCCCAGAGGCCCGAGTCAGTGGATCCCAGCAGCTACCAAGAGCAAAGCAGCCACATAGCCAGACGCTTGCTCTCATGAAACAGCTCAGAATggcatatttatttaaattatttcagTGTATTCCAATTATAATACCAGATAGCATCTGGTGTCATAAGTATATATGTTACATATGTTTTTTTGTCACGTTCTGTTCGTAGATTTTGAGCGTGTCGTTCTTCCATGTTATGTCATTACTGTTAAAAATATAATGCAAATAATAATTAACAAATTAATTTTTATGATCATGTTCTTGTTGAAAACGGTGATAGAAAACTATGATTATctttacattaaattaaactttttaaaataatcaatcTCAGTAACTTGAGGAATGAATCCTGCAGATTTTGTTAAAATGCATGCTGGTAAATAAACTTTGTGCTTTTGGCATTTTTGttatgtctttattttattaaatgaacacaaacatttttggCTTGTACATATTCTCCACTGAGCTTCTTTTAATGAAACTCAAATGGTTCAATGATATTATTATTTGGTCGAGGTTTTAAAGTGGCCACAGTGTTGTTCTGCAATCTTGCAACTTTTTACTGTGAGTTTTCCTCTTTATAATTCTTAATCAGCATTTAAAGGTAAATTAAATGATTAATAATTGATTATAAAGCACATGTAAGCCTTAGTCACAGCAGGAACTGGTGTATAAGCAGATAACAAACtattttaaatatgtgtaaCATTAAACTGTGTCAGAGCTATACTGCTCAGCCTCTGGCAGGCTGTTGACACactgttttatctctctccacaTGTCTTTCATGGCTGAGCGAGGGAAGTAGGGTGGGCGGCGGGGCCATAAACTTCccaacttcctgtttcattttaaaacatttcacaAAGGCTCTAAAAATATGCCCCAAAAATCGACATATCTCCAAACTCATACGACTTTGGCTGCCAAATGTTTACCCATTTAGGAAAATGTTTACTTCCCGTCCCATATTTTGTGTGTCAGAGCCTCGAGGTTGAACTCTGTGCTGGATGAATGTGAGGGGACAGAGGCCTGAagtcaacaaaaaaacaaaaaaaccttgtCTGAGACCAGAAGATTGAAACCTGAAAGATGtattgtaaaatatttatttgtggCCGGATCTCCAGAAACTAAAAGCAGGACAaacagtgtgtttgtgatcTGCTAATGCTGAGTTCaggtttacatttttgtttattataaAGTTTCACGTGAGCTGCCTCGGGACTCCAGACATAAGTTGGTGGTTTTGTTATAATCTGGTATGTTTTTGCTTTCTATGTTTGGTATATTCATGTTCATTAACATGTCCTGTCCTTGAATTTGAAGCATTTGGCGGTCAGACGCCGATGGCCCATCACAGCAGAATGTGATCCCAGTGGTGACAGGGATCAGGGCAGGACCCCCAGAGTCTAGACAATGGTGGtggagatgaagatggaggcttAAATGGAGACTGAGTGATGAGGGAGAGGcagagatggggaggaggtgggttgcatgAAGGCGTCTGCAGAGAGAATGACAGATGTGTAGTGAGATTTAATGTACAGGGAGTGAAGGCTGATTGCTTTGAAGAAGAAAGATGATTGGACCATACCAGTGATGTCACAATCAGCTTGACAGtgtgggaaagtggaagtgatgtaaaGTTAGATTAGACTTATGCATAAGCTTTATCTGTACACGTGTTACTTCTTAGTACTTCTTTTCAGTGTTTCGAAACAATTATCCAACCAAAAATTATGTTTAAACTCTCGTGCTGCACCGCTTTCACATAATAAACATGTAATAGGCCACGAGGCGTCACGTGAGCCTGGTTTGGAGGGAAGAGGGATGAAAATGTTGTGTGGTTGCAGCCGTGGTTCCTCATTAATCGTGCTACCTGGTCACTGTAGTTGTTAGACTATTGGATCACTGTCAAAACTTATTATAAGACTTTGACAGATTCTCAAGTGTTAATCATCTTCATTTGACAGGTAACTACTGACTTTGAAGAcactaaaaacatttatttatatgtgaAAATAGTCAACTTTTGCAAAATATTGttgcaaaaataatataaaggtatttatttattttctgctgcctGTAAAGTTCATGGTTGCAGAACGGACTGGAGCCTCTTCCAGCTGTGACAGGAGTGAGACACGTGAAACATGTTGGATGGACTCCCAGTTTATTTATGAAATGCTCCTAGACTCCACTAAACTGTAAAGCAAATCTATTCTTACCTGCTCTGAAACCTGTAATGTATATTAGGAATTTTTTGCAGCAAAAAGCTACAACATAGTACCAAAGGTGGCCCTAACAGGATAAGTACAACCAATACTTCCTTACTTAAAATCTGCTTGGCTAAAAGGGATCTGCATAAGGAAACATCATGAGTCAGTGAAAAGGACAAGAAATCTTAAAAGAGTTGGAAGGAAATGGACGAGCACGGAGGTCGAGGGAAGGACGACCCGTCCTGGAGGAGAGAGCAGAAGAGCTGATTAGGAAAATGAAGATCTAGTGCTAGAGTCCACCCGCCACCTGAATGAGAGGAAGAAATCTGACGTCAGTTCAACTCCCATGACAATATTACAAAACAACACGGCAAGGCGAAATGCAGAAAAACACGGTAGCGCACAAACATTCGGTGCAAGAAAGGGACATTAATGCAACAATAAAATCTACCCTCAGCCCCTATTTTCCC contains:
- the sox32 gene encoding SRY-box transcription factor 32, yielding MYFGQDPADFQFCTNTSVFKSEELPIAAGDQMNQVCSPSSGPSSPLSVNSDSSCTSPEPKSAAAQQRVRRPLNAFIIWTKEERRRLAQLNPDLENTDLSKILGKTWKAMSLAEKRPYMQEAERLRVQHTIDYPNYKYRPRRRKQLKKSPKTPEASPPSLCSSGFRPPYNLTYLLQNHQQPFQNAHAFPNSSANYTPCHSSCANTPDFPDQAKEATAPNNPVLYSNPPAYAAEAQVYFDTQQGHMQEGFSSPAAPIGNQREFRVYGGPQCLPGPPLEFYLERVKADMLCDLDRSEFEQYLGPSPQRPESVDPSSYQEQSSHIARRLLS